Part of the Stegostoma tigrinum isolate sSteTig4 chromosome 43, sSteTig4.hap1, whole genome shotgun sequence genome, AGTATTTGTACAGCAGCTTAAATTCCGCAGCATATAGGCGACTTTTTCAAAAAGGTGAGCAGAATCTTCATTCAAGTACTCTTCAACTTCGAAAAAAAATAACATATACACAAACCACAAAAGGATAAAGCTGCCTGAAATAGAGAAGAGTAAAATCATAGACTTCCTTCTACTTTCCATTTCTGggtcactctgattctctcccttgTTTTGACGCTTCAGTGCCTGGCGGATCCGACTGGCCATTAAAATGTGTTTCACTGTAAGACCATTGAGCAAAATAATTAATGCGAATGGTATCAATGGTGATAAAGCCTTTTCAAACATTCTAAATCCAATCCATCTACGGTCAGTAAAATAGCTTGGTTTATTTGAACACTCCATTGGAACATTGTCAACAATATTTGTTGGTTTAAATCTAAAGTAGATGggaatattttttaaacagaACACGGTCCCGGTGGTTGCGAGGACTATGGTTGCAGTTTTCTTGGtgcaatattttaatttcagcttctggcaacaaatggcaacaaatcGATCAAAAGTGAATGTGACTGTGAACCAAACAGAACAGTCTATGGCTATACGTATCAGAACATAACCAGCACTGCACACATGGGTGATTTTCAGGAAAtacaatggaaaataaaaatacgTGATTCGATGTAGAATGACCTCAGTGACAATTGTCAGGAGATCCGCCGTTGCCATGGCCACAAGGTACGTTGTGGTGCACGGAGAGAGTCCACACTTTCCACGGGACAGGATCACTATTGCCACTGAGTTGACTGTGTTGGGGACAGATGGAAAGAATGTAAAGAAATTAATGTCAACAATTCTCTCTTCCTGAAGTCAGACATTTAGGGAAGAATCTGATCAGACATTAGAAAAAAATGTTCTCAACTAATAACTGAGCATGCAGTTAATGTGACTAATATACCAGAGAAGAATGCCTAGTATACTACTCATGATAATCAGATTAGAAGCATTAATATGTttccaaaataaaattacatGATGAGTTTGGAACTTTTTAGCACACCACAAACACTGTTGATGGAAGAACCTACATTGGAATGCAAACATGTTTGGGGCATGATAGCATCAGCCCGCATGGAAAtgcattgttttaaaatgttaatttcttgCTTAAAACAGAATATTTCATGTAGTATGAGCTACATGAGGGTTTCTAATTAATTTTAGAAAATGTTACATGCGATGATGCAAATGATTTCTAGTCAATTGGGACAATTCCCTCAAAAGGAGTTCTAAAAACAACCTTCAACTTTCCACATTAATAGAGACAGAAACTAAGAGATTTGTGGAGATACTCGAAGAGAGAGAATTACTCCCTTAGTCATTGGCGTAGCTGCCCCTGGCTGAATGTGTCAAATGGCTACTTTTTTTTCAGCTGACACAAAATGTTGGAGCTTATGCAGCATTTCACATAGCTCAAATCATGACTGTCGCGACTGATAACTAAATGCTTATGAGAATTGTAATACAGTTTTAATAAGATGAAGCTAGAATGCAGATAATAAACCTCCTCCTTCCTGATGGCAAACTGTAGCTCAGGTGGAAACtgtaatttgaatttttttgattTTAATATTAAAAAGAAAGGGAGAACTTGAACACTTTACAGGAGGATTTTAAGTAATTATATGTTAGACTCGGTAGATATATTTGTATAATAACAACAGTTTCAATGTATTAGGCGTTGGGAAATTTAATAAGATTTTTATAGGCAGTTGGCCTTGGATGCAGAGACGGTTTTGATAAATACCGTTGGAAAACCTTGCCAATAGGCTGTGATACCAGTTGGTTTGCAGCGTGGTATTTTGTACAGATCATAAGAACATCTGATCTGACATAATCGAGACATTTTAGCTAATTGTAATTACTTATGATGTACACCTATTTGGATTTGTTAAAATTATAAACGTAGCTGATGAACTAGCACTAAGGTTCTCAACTGAATATCCTTTAAATAAATAGCTTCAGGTAAGAGGGAGAAACTTCCATTCCATCAATTTGGAGATTAGAACCACAgaacagtattttttaaaaaatgttatcaaTGAGTacaaaaagacaaacaaaatagCAAGGAATGGGGCTGAACAAAAATTAAACAGAATCATATGACCTCAAGAAAATAAACAATTGCTGATTCCCAACCTAATGAGCATACTAAAGAACAAGGGCATAATGACCGAGAAGGATTATAGATAAAACTTAAGAGGTCATAGCCCGTAGAACTTTACAGAATCCAAATAAACTTATTTTAATGACTATCTAAGGCTGGAAAAGTGATTGTATAATGCGATTTCAACAAGTGCTATCTTATTCAGTACAGAGTAGtgatttgaaaaatattcaaagtaATCATGGTAAGGTTCACCAAGAATCAAACTTTGTTTGAAGCCACATAACAGCGTGAAAATAGAACAATTTGTAAATGGCAGTTGCTAGACAGAGAGACCGAGTTTGTTTGACTTTTCAAAATTGAGTAAGAATGAAGTTGGTCTCAAAATTGTCAGCTTTGTCACAGAATTGTAGTATTATGTGAAACAATGTATAATTTCAGAAGTGACTTTATAATAGAGCTCATATTGCAAACTTTATGACATTTAGTCGAAATTCACATCCTTACTGAGCTTCTGTATTACTTTCTGCAAGGAATATACCATTGTATAAAACAATTTTTTGAAAAGTCATTAGTAAAAGTAAACATGTGCAACACATATCTGGAAACAGTCATTATTGGAATATGATCAATACAAGGTATTGTAAGACCCCTCAGACAGGTGATAAAGCTCCGACAATTATCACCAGACGATGACAGGATCTACAGTTGACCACGCACGTGTGCCTCATTGATTGTGCATTTCAAAGGATTGGATGCGTTGGTCCGAGGGGCTGCAGCAAACACCGATGTCAATGTTGTATGCAAACATTGTAACACGGTATGTATAAATATTCTGCACCTTATTGAATAAGATACTGTGTCAGAGAGACGGCTTCCACACTGCATTGGTAAGGAGGCCCAAATAGAGAtcgacttttttaaaaaattgttaatAAGATGTGGGTATCGCTAGTCAAGCCaccattaattgcccatccttatttgatgggagggcagttaagagtcaaccacattgctatgggtctggagtcacagataggcaAGATCAGGTAAGGGTGGTAAGTATCCTTCATTCAAGCGAATTAATCAAGCAGATGAGATTTTCCTGACAATAggcaatggtttcatgttcaCCATTACACTCTAAATTTCAGGTTAttattaaattccaccatttgccaggcgggattcgaacccaggttcacaactcattagctgggtctctggattaatagtctagtaacAATGGCACTCTGCCATCACTTACCTGTTAAATTTGTGCTGATGAACACAGGACTCGGGACTCTTTTTTATAAAAAAATCTATCTTCAATATTTATTAAAATGTGGCATTTATAGCACTTGGCATATTTCAGATGATGACTATGTAGAAGTGCATtttatgtggattggccgtgctaaaatgcCTATTGTGTCTAGGGACCTGCAGTTTAGGTAGACTAACTACTGGAAATGCAGTTTTACAGGGCTGGGTTGGGTGAGGGGAAGAAATGATCTTTAGATTTTTGTGTGGACTCAATCAGCCCACTGACATGCTTTCATACCGTCAGAATTGTATTCTCCTAAAGCATTGCATACATACCTACAA contains:
- the LOC125449033 gene encoding probable G-protein coupled receptor 139, which encodes MHRSLLFARKIYYTILAIVGVSVNSVAIVILSRGKCGLSPCTTTYLVAMATADLLTIVTEVILHRITYFYFPLYFLKITHVCSAGYVLIRIAIDCSVWFTVTFTFDRFVAICCQKLKLKYCTKKTATIVLATTGTVFCLKNIPIYFRFKPTNIVDNVPMECSNKPSYFTDRRWIGFRMFEKALSPLIPFALIILLNGLTVKHILMASRIRQALKRQNKGENQSDPEMESRRKSMILLFSISGSFILLWFVYMLFFFEVEEYLNEDSAHLFEKVAYMLRNLSCCTNTFIYLATQSKFREQLKNAVKHPFISTFKLCIR